Genomic DNA from Halobaculum sp. CBA1158:
CGTGCAGTCCTCGATGTAACAGAGGACGCCGTTACCCTCGCGGCCGATCTCGCGGAACCGCTCCATGTCGATGGGGTCCTCGAGGACCGGCGAGTGGTCCATCCGCTTGTCGAGGCCGTAGACGACCGCGCCTTCCGGCGTGTGGACGACCGGGTTGATCGCGTCGATGATGGAGTGGGTGACGTGGACGAACTCCAGTTCCACGTTGCCCGAGTCGCCGATAGACATCGTCTCGCCCGCCTCCATCTTGACGAGGTCGTTGTCGACGTTGAACTTGTTCTCGCTTTTGACCTCCTGTTTGACCAGTTCGATCGTGAACGGCGCGGAGACGATCGGCGCGTCGTAGCGGTGAGCCAGCTTAGAGATGGCTCCGATGTGGTCGAGGTGGCCGTGCGTCGGCACGATGGCCTGCACGTCTCCCTCGAGGTCGCTCATGATTCGGTCGTCCGGAATCGCCCCCATGTCGATGAGGTCGAGGCTGTGCATCTTCTCCGTCTCGACGTTGTCGTGGATCAGGACCTGCGAGAGGTTGAGGCCCATGTCGAACACCACGATGTCGTCTCCCGCACGGACTGCCGTCATCTGGCGGCCGACTTCCTCGTAACCGCCGATCGTCGCGATTTCTACTTCCATTGTGTTTCGTTGTCTGCGTTGCGAGCGTGAATCCCGCGCGTCGCGCGCGGCCGATGCTCGTACGGAAAGCCCCGGCACGGGTCGCTGTGGACCCCGGCGTCTTACAGCGCGTCGGTCCGCAATCCCGCTATACGGGGATGGTCCCCGTACTTACCCGCGGGCTCTGGTACTCGTATCGTACAGCCCCGCTGTTAAAACTGCTCGGATTCGTGTCGCTTCCGCCAGACGGTCGACCTCGAATCGAGCGCGTCGCACCTCCCGGGATCGCACGACTCACCGCGTGTCTTTCCCCGTTCGCGGCGAGCGTCCGGTACGCTTAAACCCGAATCGGCCGACGTGGCGAGCATGACAGGCCGCCCGCTCGACGTACTCGAGGAGGCTCTCGACACGCCGGTCACCGTGCAGCTCAAGGACGGTACCGCCCACTTCGGCGTGCTCGCAGGCTACGACCAGCACATGAACGTCGTCCTGGATCCCACCGATCTAGAGGGTTCGGCCGACGACGAGATCGAAGACACAACGATTATCCGTGGCGACAACGTCGTTTCCATCAACGTATGACTGGAGCCGGTACGCCGTCTCAAGGGAAGAAGAACAAGACGACGCACGTCAAGTGTCGACGCTGCGGTGAGAAGTCCTACCACGTCAAAAAAGAGAAGTGCTCGTCGTGTGGCTTCGGCAAGTCGGCCAAGCGTCGCGACTACGCGTGGCAGTCGAAGGCGGGCGACAACTGATCTCCCTCTCCTGTCGCGATCTCCTCTTTACGTAGCGACCGGTTCGCCGATCCCGAATTCGGTTCGGCGCGGCTCGGCGACGCGCTCGGCGAACACGTCCGATCGCTGGCGGTCCGCACGGCACCGCGCTGGGTAATACATATTCGTGTATAGGATCGTCGGATCTTCAGGACACCTACGCACGATAACGAGGGTTTTTGTGGAGCGGGAACGCAGTAGCGGCCATGCCACACGGCGACCCCGGAGACGGGGCGGCGGCACCGGTCACCTCGCTCACGGAACCGCTCGGCGACGGCTCGCACGAGCCGGCTCCGGTCGATGGACCGACCGAGAAGTGCGGCGTCGTCGGTATCTCGCTGGCCGACCGGGCGGTCGCCCGGCCGCTGTACTACTCGCTGTACGCGCTCCAGCACAGGGGTCAGGACTCGGCCGGGATCGCAACCCACGACGGCTTTCAACAGCACAGCCACGTGGAGATGGGGCTGGTCGGCGACGCGTTCGACGGAGACGACCTCGACAGTCTCGCCGGCTCAGCGGGGATCGGCCACGTCCGGTATCCGACGGCCGGCGGCGTCAACGCCCGCTGTGCACAGCCGTTCTCGGTCTCGTTCAAGTCCGGTGCGCTCGGCCTCGCGCACAACGGCAACCTCGTCAACGCCGACGACATCCGCGACGAACTCGCGGCGTCGGGCCACGCGTTCACCTCGCAAGGCGACACGGAAGTCATCGCTCACGACCTCGCGCGTAACCTCCTCGAGTCGGATCTCATTCGCGCGGTCAAGCGAACGATGGACCGCATCCACGGGTCGTACTCGTTGACGGTGATGCACGACGACACGGTGATGGGCGTGCGCGACCCTCGCGGGAACCGACCGCTGTGCATCGGCGAACTGGAGGACGGCTACGTGCTCGCCTCCGAATCGGCGGCGATCGACACGCTCGACGGCGACCTCGTCCGCGACGTGAAGCCGGGCGAACTGGTCGTTCTGGAGGCGGACGGGAGCGGCTTCGACTCCTATCGACTGTTCGAGGAGGAGACCACGGCCAACTGTTTCTTCGAGCACGTCTACTTCGCGCGACCCGACTCCGTGATCGACGACACGCTCGTCTACGACGCCCGTCGACGCCTCGGACGCGCGCTGTGGGAGGAATCGGGCGTCGACTCCGACGTGGTGATGCCCGTCCCCGACTCGGGACGGGCGTTCGCATCCGGATACGCCGACGCCGCAGACGAGGACGACGCCGGCGTGGAGTTCGCGGAGGGGCTCATGAAGAACCGCTACGTCGGCCGGACGTTCATCATGCCCTCACAGGACGAACGCGAGCGGGCGGTGCGACTCAAGCTGAACCCGATCCGGTCGACGGTCGAGGGAAAGAGCGTCACTCTCATCGACGATTCGATCGTGCGAGGGACGACGTCGACGCAGCTCGTCGAGCTACTTCGGGACGCCGGAGCCGACGAGGTCCACGTGCGGATCGGCGCACCGGCGATCGTCGCCCCCTGCTACATGGGCATCGACATGGCGACGCGCGAGGAGCTCATCGCCGCCGGTCAGTCGGTCGAGGAGGTGTGCGAGGCCGTGGGCGCAGACTCGCTTTCGTACCTGTCGGTGGACGCCGTCGCCGACGCGCTCGCCTCGTCGACGGCCGACCTGTGTCTGGGCTGCGTCACCGGCGAGTACCCCTACGACATCGACGGCGAGGCCACCGACCGCGACGTGTCGCGACCGACCGTCGGTGAGCCGTCGCCGGCGGACGACTGACGCGAGATAGCCGAGACACGCGCCGCTGTCGGGACGGAATGGCTGACAGGCGACACCCGTACGTCCCGCGGACCGGCGTGTCGCGCACTCGCGTCTCGGCCCGCGGCATCGATCACCGCATCGGGCAGACTGGTGCCGCTCTCCGATATGAACCTTCGCGACGTTCGCGACGCCCGACGGCGTCGTCAGTACACGAGGTACAACAGCACGTACACGACGACGCCGAGGACGAACGAGACGACCCACAGCGACGCGGCGACGCGACCGACCCGGGCGTGGACGGTGTCGAACACGTCCCCGAGCGGACGGGTCCCCGCGAGCGTGAGAACGTACACGACCAGCGGTACGCAGACGATCGCGAGGAGGATGTGCACCGCCAGGAGCGGGAGATAGACGAACCGCTCGACGGTCGCCGGCCCCGCGAAGTCGGTGGTGCCGACGACCGCGATTCGGTACAGGTACATGACGAGAAACGCCGTGAACAGCGCCGTCGACGCGAGCATCAACCGACGGTGGCGGTCGTACTCGCCCGCGCGAGCGGCGCGAACGCCGGCGACGATCGTGACGATCGCGGCGAGGGAGACGACCGCGTTGAGCGTCGGGATCGCCGCGATCACCGTCGGCGGCGCTCGCGGGAGCACCGTCGACGGCACAGCCCCGCCGACGACCGCGAAGACGAGGCCGAGCGCGACGACCGAAACCACGCTGGCGACGCCGATGCTGTGCTCGCGAGCGAACCCGCGGAACCGGGAAAGCGGAGTCGAGGTGTCCGCGCTCATTGTCGAGTGAACGGGGGCGAGCCCCAAAGCCGTTGTCCGATCGGATCCGACGTTCGAG
This window encodes:
- a CDS encoding 50S ribosomal protein L37e; translated protein: MTGAGTPSQGKKNKTTHVKCRRCGEKSYHVKKEKCSSCGFGKSAKRRDYAWQSKAGDN
- a CDS encoding LSM domain-containing protein, which produces MTGRPLDVLEEALDTPVTVQLKDGTAHFGVLAGYDQHMNVVLDPTDLEGSADDEIEDTTIIRGDNVVSINV
- the purF gene encoding amidophosphoribosyltransferase yields the protein MPHGDPGDGAAAPVTSLTEPLGDGSHEPAPVDGPTEKCGVVGISLADRAVARPLYYSLYALQHRGQDSAGIATHDGFQQHSHVEMGLVGDAFDGDDLDSLAGSAGIGHVRYPTAGGVNARCAQPFSVSFKSGALGLAHNGNLVNADDIRDELAASGHAFTSQGDTEVIAHDLARNLLESDLIRAVKRTMDRIHGSYSLTVMHDDTVMGVRDPRGNRPLCIGELEDGYVLASESAAIDTLDGDLVRDVKPGELVVLEADGSGFDSYRLFEEETTANCFFEHVYFARPDSVIDDTLVYDARRRLGRALWEESGVDSDVVMPVPDSGRAFASGYADAADEDDAGVEFAEGLMKNRYVGRTFIMPSQDERERAVRLKLNPIRSTVEGKSVTLIDDSIVRGTTSTQLVELLRDAGADEVHVRIGAPAIVAPCYMGIDMATREELIAAGQSVEEVCEAVGADSLSYLSVDAVADALASSTADLCLGCVTGEYPYDIDGEATDRDVSRPTVGEPSPADD
- a CDS encoding DUF420 domain-containing protein, with amino-acid sequence MSADTSTPLSRFRGFAREHSIGVASVVSVVALGLVFAVVGGAVPSTVLPRAPPTVIAAIPTLNAVVSLAAIVTIVAGVRAARAGEYDRHRRLMLASTALFTAFLVMYLYRIAVVGTTDFAGPATVERFVYLPLLAVHILLAIVCVPLVVYVLTLAGTRPLGDVFDTVHARVGRVAASLWVVSFVLGVVVYVLLYLVY